The Streptomyces achromogenes genome window below encodes:
- a CDS encoding response regulator transcription factor encodes MTRVLLAEDDASISEPLARALRREGYEVEVREDGPTALDAGMQGGVDLVVLDLGLPGMDGLEVARRLRSEGHAIPILILTARADEVDTVVGLDAGADDYVTKPFRLAELLARVRALLRRGASEPQQPPATHGVRIDVESHRAWMGEEELQLTAKEFDLLRVLVRDAGRVVTRDQLMREVWDTTWWSSTKTLDMHISWLRKKLGDDAANPRYIATVRGVGFRFEKS; translated from the coding sequence ATGACCCGAGTACTGCTCGCCGAGGACGACGCGTCCATCTCGGAGCCGCTGGCCCGCGCACTGCGCAGGGAAGGCTACGAGGTCGAGGTGCGCGAGGACGGCCCCACCGCGCTGGACGCCGGAATGCAGGGCGGCGTCGACCTGGTCGTGCTGGACCTCGGTCTGCCCGGCATGGACGGCCTGGAGGTGGCCCGGCGGCTGCGCTCCGAGGGCCACGCCATTCCGATCCTGATCCTGACCGCGCGCGCCGACGAGGTGGACACCGTCGTCGGCCTGGACGCGGGCGCGGACGACTACGTCACCAAGCCCTTCCGGCTGGCGGAGCTCCTGGCCCGGGTCCGGGCACTGTTGCGGCGCGGCGCGTCCGAACCGCAGCAGCCGCCCGCCACGCACGGCGTGCGCATCGACGTCGAGTCGCACCGCGCGTGGATGGGCGAGGAGGAACTCCAGCTCACCGCCAAGGAGTTCGACCTGCTGCGGGTCCTGGTGCGCGACGCGGGCCGGGTCGTCACCCGCGACCAGCTGATGCGCGAGGTGTGGGACACCACCTGGTGGTCCTCGACCAAGACCCTCGACATGCACATCTCCTGGCTGCGCAAGAAGCTCGGCGACGACGCGGCCAACCCCCGCTACATCGCCACCGTGCGGGGTGTGGGCTTCCGCTTCGAGAAGAGCTGA
- a CDS encoding oligopeptide:H+ symporter — translation MASSLTKDTVRPGTPGSGKTFFGHPRGLATLFMTEMWERFSYYGMRALLPLYLVAPGSLHLSAATATAIYSVYLSLVYLLALPGGWFADRVLGPRRTVAVAGAIIMLGHLTLALPNAGTFYAGLGLVAIGSGLLKANISTMVGHLYDGPDDPRRDGGFTLFYIGINLGAFAAPLIIGTIGENVNWHLGFALAALGMGLGLTQFLLGGRHLSARSDIVPTPLSAQEKAATLRKAAFWAAVAIVFYAVVGVSGVYTLNWLLVPITVAGLVIPVLVIARMKRDKELDRAEQSKLTAYVWFFVAAAVFWMIYDQGGSTLSLFAESSAKNSVLGWDFPVSWYQSVNPVLIMALAPLFAWAWLALARRGKEPSTATKFAMGLVLVGASFFLFLAPLAIAEGGHKAAALWLAAIYFVQTVGELTLSPVGLSVTTKMAPAKYASQMMGVWFLAVTAGDATTGLLSIAGVDLNKTGIVALEAVLAVLAGAAVWMYRKKVKELMGDVH, via the coding sequence ATGGCGTCCAGCCTGACGAAGGACACGGTCCGCCCGGGCACCCCCGGCTCCGGGAAGACCTTCTTCGGCCACCCCCGCGGACTGGCCACTCTCTTCATGACCGAGATGTGGGAGCGTTTCTCCTACTACGGCATGCGGGCCCTGCTCCCGCTGTACCTGGTCGCCCCCGGCAGCCTGCACCTCAGCGCCGCGACGGCGACCGCGATCTACTCGGTCTACCTGTCGCTCGTGTACCTGCTCGCCCTGCCCGGCGGCTGGTTCGCGGACCGTGTGCTCGGCCCCCGCAGGACCGTCGCCGTCGCCGGCGCGATCATCATGCTCGGCCATCTGACCCTCGCGCTGCCGAACGCCGGCACCTTCTACGCGGGGCTCGGCCTCGTCGCCATCGGCTCGGGCCTGCTCAAGGCCAACATCTCCACGATGGTCGGCCACCTCTACGACGGGCCCGACGACCCGCGCCGTGACGGCGGCTTCACGCTGTTCTACATCGGCATCAACCTGGGCGCGTTCGCCGCGCCGCTGATCATCGGCACCATCGGTGAGAACGTCAACTGGCACCTGGGCTTCGCGCTCGCCGCGCTCGGCATGGGCCTGGGCCTCACCCAGTTCCTGCTCGGCGGCCGCCACCTGAGCGCCCGCTCGGACATCGTCCCCACGCCGCTGTCGGCGCAGGAGAAGGCGGCCACGCTGCGCAAGGCCGCGTTCTGGGCGGCCGTCGCGATCGTCTTCTACGCCGTGGTGGGCGTCTCCGGCGTCTACACGCTGAACTGGCTGCTGGTGCCGATCACGGTGGCCGGCCTGGTCATCCCGGTGCTCGTCATCGCCCGGATGAAGCGGGACAAGGAGCTGGACCGCGCCGAGCAGTCCAAGCTGACGGCGTACGTCTGGTTCTTCGTCGCCGCGGCCGTGTTCTGGATGATCTACGACCAGGGCGGCTCGACGCTGTCCCTGTTCGCGGAGTCCTCCGCCAAGAACAGCGTCCTCGGCTGGGACTTCCCGGTCTCCTGGTACCAGTCGGTCAACCCGGTCCTGATCATGGCGCTGGCCCCGCTCTTCGCGTGGGCCTGGCTGGCGCTGGCCCGGCGCGGCAAGGAGCCGAGCACCGCGACGAAGTTCGCCATGGGCCTCGTCCTGGTCGGCGCGTCGTTCTTCCTGTTCCTGGCCCCGCTGGCGATCGCCGAGGGCGGTCACAAGGCGGCCGCTCTGTGGCTGGCGGCGATCTACTTCGTGCAGACCGTCGGCGAGCTGACCCTCTCCCCCGTCGGCCTGTCCGTCACCACGAAGATGGCGCCCGCCAAGTACGCCTCGCAGATGATGGGCGTCTGGTTCCTGGCGGTCACCGCGGGCGACGCCACGACCGGTCTGCTGTCCATCGCCGGCGTCGACCTCAACAAGACGGGCATCGTGGCCCTGGAGGCCGTACTCGCCGTCCTCGCCGGCGCGGCGGTGTGGATGTACCGCAAGAAGGTGAAGGAGCTCATGGGGGACGTGCACTGA
- a CDS encoding COG1470 family protein, with translation MPYPPARAPRLSLPLVLLLSLPLLLAAVPADSGADWSAAPSGGGRPSFYCEGVPGAVLQDTVAVTNWGAEPLTVRLRAAGAGLRVAFAGPAALAVPARTRAEVPFTVTVPADARPGDAAGEVVVRDAAGLEAAVPLLVRVGGPRLAALTVERVAVHGHRITYELVNRGTTVLVPRLAVHADGVLGAVLDRAPRTLPVRLPPGSRLALDEPWPDRPALDAVTVRLTVTAPGAAQATGRASARFVPWAATAGAAAGALSAAAAVVAVRRRGRRPAAAQAESRGAPA, from the coding sequence ATGCCGTACCCCCCAGCCCGCGCCCCGCGGCTGTCCCTGCCGCTGGTCCTGCTGCTGTCCCTGCCCCTGCTGCTCGCCGCCGTGCCCGCGGACTCCGGCGCAGACTGGTCGGCGGCGCCCTCGGGAGGCGGACGGCCGTCCTTCTACTGCGAGGGCGTGCCCGGCGCGGTGCTCCAGGACACGGTGGCCGTCACCAACTGGGGCGCCGAGCCGCTCACCGTACGGCTGCGGGCGGCCGGCGCCGGTCTGCGCGTCGCCTTCGCCGGGCCGGCCGCCCTCGCGGTGCCCGCCCGCACCCGCGCCGAGGTCCCCTTCACGGTGACGGTCCCGGCGGACGCCCGGCCCGGCGACGCCGCCGGCGAGGTCGTCGTGCGGGACGCGGCCGGCCTGGAGGCGGCGGTGCCGCTGCTGGTCCGGGTCGGCGGTCCGCGGCTGGCCGCGCTGACCGTCGAGCGGGTGGCCGTCCACGGCCACCGCATCACGTACGAGCTGGTCAACCGAGGCACCACGGTCCTCGTCCCGCGGCTCGCCGTGCACGCGGACGGTGTCCTCGGGGCCGTCCTCGACCGGGCCCCACGCACCCTGCCCGTCCGGCTCCCGCCGGGCAGCCGCCTCGCCCTCGACGAGCCCTGGCCGGACCGCCCCGCGCTGGACGCGGTCACCGTGCGCCTGACGGTCACCGCTCCGGGCGCGGCGCAGGCCACCGGGCGCGCGTCGGCCCGCTTCGTGCCGTGGGCCGCGACGGCGGGCGCGGCGGCCGGCGCGCTGTCGGCGGCGGCGGCCGTGGTGGCCGTACGACGACGCGGGCGCCGCCCGGCCGCCGCGCAAGCCGAGTCGAGAGGAGCGCCGGCGTGA
- a CDS encoding LPXTG cell wall anchor domain-containing protein, with the protein MSNRKRTAALATAAALAGVAVVWTAAPAAVAEVVNVNYVCKTPIGDKSAVSPIDIKAAKSGDGYRITMSWQKGVSSSPVELGAGSMKPSATVKLGGADSGTLDVTGPANQAAIPENTPIKINDLSGTYTPKKSGKVTFTAGVLTIKALGTTTTCTPSNTPAPSLTLDVTASGGGSGGGGSSGGTGSGGSTGSGGSTGTGGTGGDLPQTGPEDSAIALGTLGGTVLLAGAAGALWLTRRNQPARTRH; encoded by the coding sequence GTGTCGAACCGGAAGCGAACCGCCGCGCTCGCGACTGCCGCGGCCCTGGCCGGCGTGGCGGTGGTCTGGACGGCCGCCCCCGCGGCCGTCGCCGAGGTCGTGAACGTCAACTACGTCTGCAAGACCCCGATCGGCGACAAGAGCGCCGTCTCGCCCATCGACATCAAGGCCGCCAAGAGCGGCGACGGCTACCGGATCACCATGTCCTGGCAGAAGGGCGTGTCCTCCAGCCCGGTCGAACTCGGCGCGGGTTCGATGAAGCCGAGCGCCACCGTCAAGCTGGGCGGCGCCGACAGCGGCACCCTGGACGTGACGGGGCCCGCCAACCAGGCAGCGATCCCGGAGAACACCCCCATCAAGATCAACGACCTCAGCGGCACCTACACGCCGAAGAAGTCCGGCAAGGTCACCTTCACGGCCGGCGTGCTCACCATCAAGGCGCTCGGCACGACCACCACGTGCACGCCCTCCAACACCCCGGCCCCCTCCCTCACCCTCGACGTGACGGCGTCGGGCGGCGGATCCGGAGGCGGCGGCTCCAGCGGCGGCACGGGCTCGGGCGGTAGCACCGGCTCGGGCGGTAGCACCGGCACCGGCGGCACCGGCGGCGATCTCCCGCAGACCGGCCCCGAGGACTCCGCGATCGCCCTCGGCACCCTCGGCGGCACCGTGCTGCTGGCCGGCGCGGCGGGCGCCCTGTGGCTGACCAGGCGCAACCAGCCGGCGCGCACCCGCCACTGA